Proteins encoded in a region of the Tautonia rosea genome:
- a CDS encoding ABC transporter ATP-binding protein, with the protein MILTEGLTKHYGAFPALSKVSMEVRRGEVYGLLGPNGSGKTTTIRLLLGLLRPTSGSASVDGFDCWRHSLEVRRRISYIPGEVRLPGSVRGYQLLQYLNNLRGGAGMDRAVALAERVMGLDLRRKVRTFSTGMKQKLALAQAFADPVDILILDEPTSALDPSARNDVLRLVTDARTQGQTVIFSGHVLTEVEQVADRVAIMRRGRLMHVEDMHERRRNLRLLLVRFQGAPPAALPEELELSVRDRNGEVLLLEHRGAAGPLLGWLASQPVADLAIGTEDLRALYDRYHGPNPEPDPEDR; encoded by the coding sequence ATGATTCTCACCGAGGGTTTGACGAAGCATTACGGAGCCTTTCCGGCGCTGTCGAAGGTGTCGATGGAGGTCCGAAGGGGTGAGGTCTACGGTTTACTTGGGCCCAACGGCTCGGGGAAAACCACGACCATTCGCCTCTTGCTCGGCCTGCTGCGGCCTACGTCGGGATCGGCGAGTGTGGATGGGTTCGACTGCTGGCGGCACAGCCTGGAAGTCCGCCGACGGATCTCCTATATCCCCGGAGAAGTGCGCCTGCCGGGCTCGGTCCGGGGGTATCAATTGCTCCAGTACCTGAACAACCTCCGGGGCGGGGCCGGCATGGACCGTGCCGTCGCCCTGGCCGAGCGGGTGATGGGCCTCGACCTGCGTCGCAAGGTCCGCACCTTCTCCACCGGAATGAAGCAAAAGCTCGCACTTGCGCAAGCGTTTGCCGATCCAGTCGACATCCTGATCCTCGACGAACCGACCTCGGCCCTTGACCCATCCGCCCGTAACGATGTGCTTCGGCTGGTGACCGATGCTCGAACCCAGGGGCAGACCGTCATCTTCTCCGGTCACGTGCTGACCGAAGTCGAGCAGGTGGCTGATCGGGTGGCGATCATGAGACGAGGCCGGCTGATGCATGTCGAAGATATGCACGAACGCCGACGAAACCTTCGCCTCTTACTCGTCCGGTTCCAGGGGGCTCCTCCAGCCGCCTTGCCCGAGGAACTGGAACTCTCGGTCCGAGATCGCAACGGGGAGGTCCTCTTGCTCGAACACCGAGGTGCAGCAGGGCCGTTGCTCGGCTGGCTGGCGTCGCAGCCGGTGGCCGATCTGGCCATCGGCACTGAGGACCTCCGCGCCCTGTACGACCGATACCACGGCCCGAACCCCGAGCCCGATCCCGAGGACCGATGA
- a CDS encoding alpha/beta hydrolase family protein: protein MVRIILAGLALMVSALPASAQSLPGTSAWDDRGSTDEAAQAMVEGLHRFLDRETAASIAGRSRHWNRDGSSAKAYARSVDPNRKRLERIIGAVDPRVEPVAMHLVGTTEHPAEIARADGFRVFAVRWDVFSQVQAEGLMLEPEGEVIANVVVMADCDVLPEAIVGLTDGLPPESQVARLLAEAGCRVVVPVLLDRSTTFSGNPDVAMTNLTHREWLWRQGFETGRHPIGYEVNAVRAALDWFTRDGQAELPIGVAGHGEGGLIALYAAALDERVDAAWVAGFFGNRQEVWREPIERDIWGLLNEFGDAEIASLIAPRALLIEPCLGPVVDGPPPAVNGRAVAASGALKAIDIEGTVNEFARLIRLTEDLDRKRFRIGPVSRAQSLNAGDLARRNFLEMLLGRDEQADDEQSIPEPRWAEKAALPDPVARMGRWVRALQRHTQEVLRTSEYRREAMWSKADRSSPDTWHASTQVFRERFREELIGQIPSATEPLEPRSIKVLDEANFEGYAVEIPVLPDVVASGILLLPKDLAEGEQRPVIVCQHGLEGTPDPIVIPGVESPYNSYGAALADLGYIVYAPQNPYIGQDRFRTLQRKLHPLKASLFSVIVRQHERTIEWLKTLPSVDPERIAFYGLSYGGKTAMRVPALIDGYCLSICSADFNEWVVKCTNLYRTLSYLYTVEYDMYEWDLASGFNYAEMAALIAPRPFMVERGHSDGVAPDEWVAYEYAKVRRLYDTLGIGDRSEITFFNGGHLIKGEATFDFLARHLDWPRGRRSLESLQP, encoded by the coding sequence ATGGTTCGGATCATCCTTGCGGGCCTGGCCTTGATGGTCTCGGCCCTTCCCGCCTCCGCGCAATCGCTCCCCGGGACGTCTGCCTGGGACGATCGAGGAAGCACGGATGAGGCGGCGCAGGCCATGGTCGAGGGCTTGCATCGGTTCCTCGATCGGGAAACGGCGGCCAGCATCGCAGGCCGATCGAGGCACTGGAACCGTGATGGCTCAAGCGCGAAGGCGTATGCCCGGTCGGTCGATCCGAACCGGAAGCGGCTGGAGCGGATCATCGGGGCGGTCGACCCTCGGGTCGAGCCGGTGGCCATGCACCTTGTTGGTACCACGGAGCACCCGGCCGAGATCGCCCGAGCCGACGGATTTCGCGTGTTCGCCGTTCGATGGGACGTCTTCTCCCAGGTGCAGGCCGAGGGCCTTATGCTGGAACCCGAGGGGGAGGTCATCGCCAACGTCGTGGTCATGGCCGACTGCGACGTGCTCCCGGAGGCGATCGTTGGACTGACCGACGGCCTGCCGCCTGAGTCTCAGGTGGCTCGACTGCTGGCCGAGGCGGGATGTCGGGTCGTCGTGCCCGTCTTGCTCGATCGGTCCACCACCTTCTCGGGCAACCCTGACGTGGCGATGACGAACCTGACGCACCGTGAATGGCTCTGGCGGCAGGGGTTCGAGACGGGCCGTCACCCGATCGGATATGAGGTCAACGCCGTCCGGGCCGCCCTTGACTGGTTCACCCGAGACGGACAGGCCGAGTTGCCGATTGGTGTGGCCGGGCACGGCGAAGGGGGGCTGATCGCCCTGTACGCAGCCGCCCTCGACGAGCGGGTCGATGCCGCCTGGGTGGCCGGTTTCTTCGGCAATCGTCAGGAAGTCTGGCGGGAACCGATCGAACGAGACATCTGGGGCTTGCTCAATGAGTTTGGCGATGCCGAGATCGCCAGCCTGATCGCCCCCCGGGCCTTGCTGATCGAGCCGTGCCTCGGACCTGTGGTTGATGGTCCTCCGCCGGCCGTCAACGGGCGAGCTGTGGCCGCTTCGGGAGCGCTCAAGGCAATCGACATAGAAGGAACTGTCAACGAATTCGCTCGCCTGATCCGACTGACCGAGGATCTCGATCGCAAACGCTTCCGCATCGGCCCAGTCTCGCGAGCGCAATCGCTGAACGCGGGTGATCTCGCGCGTCGGAATTTCCTGGAAATGCTGCTCGGTCGAGACGAACAGGCCGATGATGAGCAATCGATTCCTGAACCGCGATGGGCCGAGAAGGCCGCCTTGCCTGATCCCGTCGCTCGGATGGGCCGCTGGGTCCGGGCCCTTCAGCGCCACACGCAGGAGGTGCTTCGGACCTCCGAATATCGTCGAGAGGCGATGTGGTCGAAGGCGGATCGGTCCTCGCCCGACACCTGGCACGCCTCGACCCAAGTCTTCCGCGAGAGGTTCCGCGAGGAGCTGATTGGTCAGATTCCGAGCGCGACGGAGCCGCTCGAACCTCGATCGATCAAGGTCCTCGATGAGGCAAACTTTGAAGGGTACGCCGTCGAGATCCCGGTCCTGCCCGACGTGGTCGCCTCGGGCATTCTGCTCTTACCGAAAGACCTGGCCGAAGGGGAGCAACGGCCGGTGATCGTTTGCCAGCACGGTCTGGAAGGGACGCCGGACCCGATCGTGATCCCGGGGGTCGAATCGCCGTACAACTCCTACGGAGCGGCGCTGGCCGACCTGGGTTACATCGTCTATGCACCTCAGAATCCGTACATCGGACAGGATCGGTTTCGGACGCTGCAGCGCAAGTTGCACCCCTTGAAGGCGTCGCTGTTTTCGGTCATCGTGCGTCAGCACGAGCGGACGATCGAATGGTTGAAGACGTTACCGAGCGTCGATCCCGAGCGGATTGCTTTCTACGGGCTTTCTTACGGCGGCAAGACGGCCATGCGGGTGCCGGCCCTGATCGACGGCTATTGCCTGTCGATTTGCTCGGCCGACTTCAATGAGTGGGTCGTCAAATGTACCAATCTCTATCGAACGCTGAGCTACCTGTACACGGTAGAGTACGACATGTACGAATGGGACCTTGCGTCCGGATTCAATTATGCAGAGATGGCCGCCCTGATCGCCCCTCGGCCGTTCATGGTCGAGCGTGGGCACTCTGACGGTGTCGCGCCGGACGAGTGGGTCGCGTATGAATATGCGAAAGTCCGGCGGCTGTATGATACGCTGGGGATCGGCGATCGCTCGGAGATCACCTTTTTCAATGGCGGGCACCTGATCAAAGGGGAGGCCACATTCGACTTCCTCGCCCGGCACCTTGACTGGCCTCGCGGCCGACGTTCTTTGGAGTCCTTGCAACCATGA
- a CDS encoding PEP-CTERM sorting domain-containing protein, protein MDRSIVTMKIVKTLGIVGVSVLALVASPLARGDSIVLSTDLNSRTEGLGSFSGVFHFSAVDDQNASLILELTNTMDPAVGGYLTRFVFNNPGDAISGLSLTSAPDDFQAALGKNAFGLEPFGQFDIEVGIGNGRPQRGLAAGESGRFEFALKGSGFDSLSAVSFLETLSVPPGDGGGLRSFVVRFQAIPTGAGSDKVPALFGVSGSVAPIPEPASMLSLAMGLAGVGWIARRARRARRMSSIPSEVPAH, encoded by the coding sequence ATGGATCGGTCGATTGTCACCATGAAGATCGTGAAGACCTTAGGGATTGTCGGGGTCTCGGTGCTGGCACTGGTCGCCAGCCCGTTGGCCCGGGGCGATTCGATCGTGCTCTCGACGGACCTGAATTCCCGGACTGAGGGGCTCGGTTCGTTCTCGGGCGTGTTCCATTTCTCGGCGGTTGACGACCAGAACGCCTCGTTGATTCTTGAATTGACCAACACCATGGATCCGGCGGTGGGGGGCTATCTGACGCGGTTTGTCTTCAATAACCCCGGAGACGCGATCAGCGGGCTTTCGCTGACATCTGCTCCCGACGATTTTCAAGCGGCACTCGGGAAGAACGCCTTCGGGCTGGAACCCTTCGGGCAGTTCGACATCGAGGTGGGCATCGGGAACGGCCGGCCCCAGCGCGGCCTGGCGGCGGGTGAGTCTGGCCGCTTCGAGTTTGCGCTGAAGGGATCGGGATTCGACAGCCTCTCGGCCGTGTCGTTTCTCGAAACGCTCAGCGTTCCCCCCGGTGATGGTGGGGGACTGAGGTCCTTTGTGGTGCGGTTCCAGGCCATCCCGACGGGCGCCGGCAGTGACAAGGTTCCGGCCCTGTTCGGCGTTTCGGGGAGTGTGGCGCCCATCCCCGAGCCTGCGAGTATGCTCTCGTTGGCGATGGGTCTTGCCGGGGTGGGGTGGATAGCCCGCAGAGCCCGACGGGCTCGGCGTATGAGCTCGATCCCGAGTGAGGTTCCGGCGCATTGA
- a CDS encoding DUF1549 and DUF1553 domain-containing protein yields the protein MPWIAWRGATAFLVLSLAMAEYGSAAGSARADRVDFENDVMPLFTRFGCNAGVCHGAAVGRGGFGLSLYGGNPDADAQAIVRQLEGRRINLAHPEESLLLAKPTLALDHGGGFLFEEDSEAAVLLRDWIAQGAETESSRRQVRVVVKPDRHLGEFLDEPIPLRVTAHYSDGSLADVTRWAVFSVEDPSAVAIDQDEAIARVSRAGRHIVIARYLGHVEPIEFIVPPGKAPIDLSSEPRRNFIDEHLLEMLEMLRIPPSPLADDATFLRRVTLDLTGRLPTPEEVDAFLADPGLSKREERVERLLRSDEFSSYWTLQLAKLFRVRPSGRGPNRELEGATAYHRWLAEQVRDDAGYDTIARSVLLAEGDTHHNGPANFSRTGNGPREQAEFVSELFLGSRLRCANCHDHPLDRWTQDDYHGLAAIFAKVKGGRVIEPDPDGDVIHPATLEPARPRIPGEAFLQDAGGERAALADWLTDRDNPVFSRAIVNRLWARMMGRGLVSPVDDFRSTNPATHPELLNLLAEDFEENGYRLRHTIRLIATSVSYAREATALDANAFDDRFSSHALRRPLEPEVLADAFSDVLGIPEPYGDEPLGTRAVALIDSAVPSRSLEVLERCDRVESCEDEGSTAGGLPQALHLINGPLLNARIGASGGRLDRLIHAGMTPLQIIDAFFVAALGRHLSDKERRFWEDHVDDDRPADEQRALLEDMVWGLLASDEFRTNH from the coding sequence ATGCCATGGATTGCCTGGAGGGGGGCGACCGCCTTCCTGGTCCTGAGCTTGGCGATGGCCGAGTATGGGAGTGCCGCCGGTTCTGCTCGGGCCGACCGCGTCGACTTCGAGAACGACGTGATGCCGCTGTTCACGCGGTTCGGCTGCAACGCGGGGGTCTGCCACGGCGCAGCGGTGGGAAGGGGGGGCTTTGGGCTCTCCTTGTATGGGGGCAATCCCGACGCTGACGCTCAGGCGATCGTCCGGCAGCTCGAAGGGAGGAGGATCAATCTGGCCCATCCTGAGGAGAGTCTTCTGCTGGCCAAGCCGACCCTTGCTCTTGACCACGGAGGAGGCTTCCTCTTCGAGGAGGATTCGGAGGCCGCCGTGTTGCTCCGGGATTGGATCGCCCAGGGAGCCGAAACCGAGTCGTCGCGAAGGCAGGTGCGGGTGGTCGTGAAGCCTGATCGACATCTCGGCGAATTCCTGGATGAGCCGATTCCGCTCCGGGTAACGGCGCACTATTCCGACGGCAGCCTGGCCGATGTGACAAGATGGGCCGTGTTCTCGGTGGAAGATCCCTCGGCCGTCGCCATTGACCAGGATGAGGCGATTGCACGGGTCTCCCGGGCCGGCCGGCACATTGTGATCGCCCGATATCTCGGCCACGTCGAACCGATCGAGTTCATCGTGCCTCCCGGAAAGGCTCCGATCGATCTGTCGAGCGAACCTCGGCGCAATTTCATTGATGAGCATCTTCTTGAAATGCTTGAGATGCTTCGAATCCCACCCTCTCCCCTCGCCGACGACGCGACCTTCCTGAGGCGGGTAACGCTCGACCTGACCGGTCGGCTCCCGACACCGGAGGAGGTCGATGCGTTCCTGGCCGACCCAGGGCTGTCGAAGCGGGAGGAGAGGGTTGAGCGCCTGCTTCGTTCGGACGAATTCAGCTCATACTGGACGCTGCAACTGGCGAAGCTGTTCCGGGTTCGCCCCTCGGGCCGGGGTCCGAACCGGGAGCTGGAGGGGGCGACAGCTTACCATCGGTGGCTTGCCGAGCAGGTCCGCGACGACGCAGGCTACGACACGATCGCCCGGTCGGTGCTTCTGGCCGAGGGAGACACCCACCACAACGGGCCTGCCAATTTTTCTCGGACTGGCAACGGACCGAGGGAGCAGGCTGAGTTCGTGAGCGAGCTGTTCCTGGGCAGTCGACTTCGATGCGCCAATTGCCACGATCACCCGCTCGACCGCTGGACCCAGGACGACTATCACGGCCTGGCCGCCATTTTCGCGAAGGTGAAGGGGGGCCGCGTCATCGAGCCCGACCCCGACGGCGATGTGATCCATCCGGCCACCCTGGAGCCCGCTCGCCCTCGGATTCCCGGTGAGGCGTTTCTACAAGACGCGGGAGGCGAGCGGGCCGCGCTGGCCGATTGGCTGACCGACCGCGACAACCCTGTCTTCTCCCGAGCGATCGTCAACCGGCTCTGGGCCCGGATGATGGGTCGCGGCCTGGTGTCTCCGGTCGACGACTTCCGGTCCACCAATCCGGCGACCCACCCTGAACTCCTCAACCTGTTGGCCGAGGATTTCGAGGAAAATGGGTACCGACTGCGGCACACGATCCGCCTGATTGCGACCAGCGTCTCCTACGCTCGGGAGGCGACGGCCCTGGATGCGAATGCCTTCGACGACCGATTCTCCTCGCATGCCCTCCGCCGACCGCTGGAGCCGGAGGTCCTGGCCGATGCCTTCTCGGACGTTCTGGGCATTCCCGAGCCTTATGGCGATGAACCCCTGGGGACGAGGGCGGTCGCCTTGATTGACTCTGCCGTCCCCTCTCGGTCGCTCGAAGTGCTGGAACGCTGCGACCGGGTTGAATCGTGCGAGGATGAGGGATCAACTGCCGGCGGGCTGCCCCAGGCGCTCCACCTGATCAACGGCCCGTTGCTCAACGCCCGAATCGGGGCATCGGGCGGGCGTCTCGACCGTTTGATCCATGCTGGGATGACGCCGTTGCAGATCATCGATGCGTTCTTCGTGGCCGCGCTTGGCCGGCATCTCTCGGACAAGGAACGCCGGTTCTGGGAGGACCATGTCGATGACGATCGCCCTGCGGACGAGCAGCGCGCCTTGCTTGAAGACATGGTCTGGGGCCTGCTGGCCTCGGACGAGTTCCGCACGAACCACTGA